DNA sequence from the Candidatus Schekmanbacteria bacterium genome:
CCCCATGGGTCTTTAGGAATTTTTTTGCCTTCAATATATCCTCCTTTGCTCCAGTTACGAGCACCAGCAGGTTTTTTGACAAGTGCTTCAAGACCCTCTTCTGTAGTTGGATAACTGCCATTGTCCATCTTATAAAGCTGGAGCGCTGACGCTATTGTCGATATATCGCTCTTTGCTTTGGCTATATTAGCGTCATCTATTCTTCCTATAACCGCTGTGCCTATCAATGTTGCCAAAATTCCTATTATTACAACGACTACCATTATTTCTATGAGCGTAAATCCTCTATCATCATATAGATTTTTTTTCTTCCTTCCTG
Encoded proteins:
- the gspG gene encoding type II secretion system protein GspG, which gives rise to MAGRKKKNLYDDRGFTLIEIMVVVVIIGILATLIGTAVIGRIDDANIAKAKSDISTIASALQLYKMDNGSYPTTEEGLEALVKKPAGARNWSKGGYIEGKKIPKDPWGSEYNYLSPGVNNPDYDLWSNGKDKISGTEDDIQSWNLDKEF